TCTGCTTTGAACTAAGTGTTCACGCCATAACGACAAAGTATCAGTTCAGTCACGCCTTTTGCAATTTGCAACTTACGCGCTTCAGTAAGTGGGTCTTCTAACTTAAACAATTGAGGCCAGAAACACTGTCCTTTTACAAGGCTATCCAACTCTTCAACCACTTGGTCAATGTCATCAAAATCCATACGGTTGTCTTTTTTTGCGGCTTTTAACCACCTATGCATGGCTTTTTCTTGGGCTTGAAGTTGAGCAACTTCGTCTTTTAAACGATTAGGTTCGTAAAAAAAATGGCCAATAGCTACACGAGCCAACTCTAAGTGCTCATCACCGCTCATAAAGTTTATGTCGGCCATAATAAGATCGGTAAGTTGGTCAGCCAACAACGCCTTAGGATTGTAAGGCGCACCTATATCAACAAGGGCCGATTGCCACTGCTCTTTAATGAGATGCATAACCAGCTCTTCTTTCGCTGAGAAATGGTTGTACACTGTTCTTTTAGACACGTTTGCTAGCTCAGCCAATTTATCCATGCTGGTTCCATTTACGCCAAACTCCTGAAATGCGTGCTTTGCCGCTTGAATAATGGCATCTCGCTTAACATCACTTCGGGTACGTGTAGTGCTAGTCATAATTTTGCTGTCTAAAAATATTATGTAGCCATTTTACACTGCACAGTTTACTTTTCAATGGATGATCTTTAAAATGCACCGCACAGTTTACTTTAATTATAGTGAATATAGTCGTCTATACTGTGTTCACCACAAATACGGATCGAAAAATTCTTATGCCCATTTCGCGAATTCGTCACCTTGTTGCGTTTACTGCCTTGTCTGTTCTTACCCTTGCTGGCTGTACATCAGAGGATGACATACAAAATAAAACGGTAGCCCCCCGCTATGTGAAACTTGCCGAGGTGAGCACGGTTCCTGCATTTGATGAATTTACCTTTCCGGCAGTGGTTTCTGCAGTGAAAACGGTAGATCTTAGTTTTGAAGTGTCAGGTCGGTTAGTACAAACCGATTTAACCACTGGTAATGACATTGAAGAAGGAAAGCTGTTAGCTACGATTGACCGACAGCCTTTCGAGCGCCGTGTTGATGAACAACGTACTCGCTTGGAACAGTCTAAACGCGAATTAGATCGTATTGAAAAAATGTATGCGCAGAAACTGGTTGCGCAGAGTACTCTTGATACGGCAAAGACCACCTACGAATTAGCTGAAATAGAACTAAAAACGGCAAAGCAGGATTTAAGTTACACCCAATTATATGCCCCTTTCGATGCCAAGGTGTCTCAGCGTCTTGTTGAAAATAATAGCTTTGTAGCCGCAGGAACGCCTATTGCTCGGTTACAAGATGTCTCTAAAATTTACTTCAATATTAACGTGCCTGAAAGGCTACTCACCGCGAACCTTAATCGTGGAATAGAGCAAGCTAGTGCATCGTTAACGACAGAAGAAACACAGTGGTATCCAGTTAATTATGTAGAGCACAACACTCAGCCCGACCCTGTCTCGCAAACTTATGAAGTCGTTTTTGCTATGGAGCCACGTGCAGATTTACCTCTTACGCCAGGCGCTCGCGCGGTTGTGAAAGTGAGCTTACAAGGTTCACCATTTCCTGACGGTGTCGTTGTTCCAGTGCAATCGTTAGTGGGTGACAAAGCCTCAGGCTTTGGGGTTTGGGTATATAACGAAAGCAGCAAATTAGTGAACAAAGTTAGCGTTACTGTTGAACACATTCACGAAGATTTCGCAGTACTAAGTGGTTCATTAGCGCTGGGTGAAAAGGTGGTTGCAGCAGGCGCAACTAAAATGCGAGCAGACATGAAGGTGCTTCCTTACGAGGGAGAAAAGTAAGTTATGGATATCGCTCGTTATTCAATTGATAAACCTGTAAATGTATGGCTAATGGTAGTAATACTGCTGTTGGGCGGTATTATTGCAATGACCAATATTGGTCGTTTGGAAGACCCCGAATTCACGATTAAACAGGTGAAGGTTTACACCAGCTACGCTGGCGCTGGCGCAGAGAAAGTGGAACAGGAAATTACCGAACCATTAGAAATTGCTATACAGCAAATGCCGCAACTTAAAAAGCTGACCTCAACTTCTTCGCCAGCCTTGTCTGAAATTACTGTTGAAGTTAAAAGCAACTATGACAGTACTGAACTTCCTCAAATTTGGGATGAACTTAGGAAGCGCTTACGAGATGCCGCCACATCCTTGCCCACCGGCGCACAAGACCCAGTGGTTTTTGATGATTTTGGTGATGTTTACGGGCTTTATTACGCCCTAAGTGCCCCCGACTTTACCACCAGTGAGTTACGGGAATTTGCGCGCTTAATTCGACGAGACCTATTAACGACTGAAGGCGTTGCCAAGGTCACTGTAAGTGGTGTACAAACCGAACAAATAGTTGCCTACGTGAATCCTTATCAGCTTGCCGGATTGGGTATATCCTTTCCTGATCTAACTTCACTGTTTGAAGATAACTTACGCCCTTTTAACGGCGGCAGAGTGTTGGTAGACGAAAAGAATGTACGGTTAATCGTAGAACGGGCACCAGATAAAATAAAAGAAATATCTAACCTTTCGTTAGTTATTCCCGGTACAAATCGCTCTATTCGCGTTTCCGATGTCGCCACCCTCAAGTTAGAGCCTGCTGATATTCAGTCCCAGCTCATTCGTTATAACGGTGAAGAAGCTTTAACTGTATCGGTTTCAGCGCTGTCTAACGTGAACATTGTTGATGTAGGCACCCGAGTAAATGCCAAAGTGGACCACCTACTGAATACCCTTCCTGTGGGGATTACCCTTACCCCCATTTACGACCAAGCCTCGGTGGTTGATGAGTCGGTCGATGGCTTTATTGCAAATCTAGTAATGTCGGTAGTCGTTGTGACCCTGACGCTGTGCCTATTCATGGGTTGGCGCTCTGGCGTGGTAGTGGGCGCGGTACTGTTAGTTACCGTACTTGGTACAATTCTTATCATGTGGCTAATGGACATTCAGCTTCAGCGTATATCCCTTGGCGCGATGGTTATTGCCATGGGAATGTTGGTAGACAACGCTATTGTAGTGGCCGAAGGCATGATGCTTCGAATGGCTACCGGCGCCTCTGCCAAAGATGCAGGAAGCTTTATTGTAAAACGAACGCAGTGGCCTTTATTAGGCGCAACAGTAATAGGTATCGCGGCGTTCTCAGGGATTGGATTATCTGATGATGCTACCGGTGAGTTCTTGTATTCCTTATTTGCCGTCGTATTAGTATCTTTAATGATGAGTTGGGTACTTGCTGTTACCTTAGTACCAGTGCTTGGCGAGCTAGTGTTCCGTAAAGGCATAAAGCAAACGGATGGTGATGAACCAACCTTACTGCAGCGCTGGTTCACCAAAACCCTCACTGGGGCTTTAAAATTACGATGGGTGACCATGGCCGTGTTGTTTGTGATTACCGTGGTAGCCTACGGCAGTTTCGGGATGGTTAAACAAGGCTTTTTCCCACCCTCCAACGCACCGCTGTTCTTTGTGCATTATTGGGGCCCTCAAGACCGTGATATTCGGGCTACCGAAAAAATCATTAAAGAGGCTGAAGAACGTATTTTAGCGCAAGAAAATGTAACGGCTGTAACCACCATTATAGGTCAAGGTGCTGACCGCTTTACGCTGACTTACGCGCCCAAAAGTGCCAATGAAAACTATGGATTTTTCATGGTACGCGTTAATGAATTAGAAAATATTCCCGCCGTTCAAGAAAAGCTTTCGGGCTTGCTCGACAACATCGACCTTGATGCCAACTTCTACCAAGAACGTATGCAATTTGGGCCAGGTTCTGGCGCTAAACTTGAAGCACGCTTCTCAGGCCCTGATGCAGAAGTTTTACGCACCCTTGCCGAAGAAGCGAAAGGCATGATGCTGGCCGATGGTAATATTAAAGATATTCGCCATAATTGGCGTGAAAAAGGCGTAGCCATAAACACCCAGTACGATAATTACAATGCCGGTATTGCTGGTGTTTCTCACTCTGACTTTAGTCAAACCGTACAATATGCCAGTAGCGGATTGCGTCTAGGCAGCGTGCAAGATGGAGACTATGCCTACAGTATTGTGGCAAAAATGGGGCATCCTGATGATACCGCCATTCAATCGGTGCGAGAAAGCCAAGTATGGTCGTCACAGCAACGTCAATACGTGCCTTTTACGCAAGTATCTAGCGGTTTAGATATTGTGACAGAAGAGCTGCGCATTCACCGAAAAGACAGATTACGTACTATCACAGTAGAAGCTGAGCCTAGCGATAATGAAACTGCCGCGAAAGCATTTGCCCGTATTCGCCCTCAAATTGAAGCAATGGACATTCCTGCCGGGTATGCCCTTGAATGGGGTGGTGAGTTTGAAAGCTCTAGCGATGCACAAGCGGCGCTTGGTGCAGGTTTACCTGTGGGTTTCTTAGTGATGTTCATTATTTCTGTACTGCTATTTGGACACGCTCGTCAGCCGCTGATCATTTGGTTAGTGGTGCCTATGGCGATAGTTGGTGTAGTGACAGGGCTTCTGTCTACCAATATGCCATTTGGCTTTATGTCACTTCTTGGGTTCTTAAGTTTATTCGGCATGTTGATTAAAAATGCCATCGTACTTATTGAAGAGATAGATTTACAAATTGAAGAAGGGCTAGAAATTAAAAAGGCAATAGTAGAAGCAACGCTAAGCCGTTTGCGTCCTGTAACGTTGGCTGCATTAACCACTATTTTAGGTATGGCGCCACTGTTATTCGATGCCTTCTTTGCAGATATGGCAGTGACGATTATGGGCGGACTAACCTTTGCCACCATTCTAACGCTTATTGCAGTGCCTGTTCTCTATAGCATTTTGTTCAAAGTAAGCTATCGAAAAGCCAGTTAGTTTGTTTACTGTAAACTAGGAAAGAATCAAAAAAGGTGCGTTTATACGCACCTTTTTTATTGATGTTAGCATCGCTGAT
The nucleotide sequence above comes from Alteromonas naphthalenivorans. Encoded proteins:
- a CDS encoding efflux RND transporter permease subunit, which encodes MDIARYSIDKPVNVWLMVVILLLGGIIAMTNIGRLEDPEFTIKQVKVYTSYAGAGAEKVEQEITEPLEIAIQQMPQLKKLTSTSSPALSEITVEVKSNYDSTELPQIWDELRKRLRDAATSLPTGAQDPVVFDDFGDVYGLYYALSAPDFTTSELREFARLIRRDLLTTEGVAKVTVSGVQTEQIVAYVNPYQLAGLGISFPDLTSLFEDNLRPFNGGRVLVDEKNVRLIVERAPDKIKEISNLSLVIPGTNRSIRVSDVATLKLEPADIQSQLIRYNGEEALTVSVSALSNVNIVDVGTRVNAKVDHLLNTLPVGITLTPIYDQASVVDESVDGFIANLVMSVVVVTLTLCLFMGWRSGVVVGAVLLVTVLGTILIMWLMDIQLQRISLGAMVIAMGMLVDNAIVVAEGMMLRMATGASAKDAGSFIVKRTQWPLLGATVIGIAAFSGIGLSDDATGEFLYSLFAVVLVSLMMSWVLAVTLVPVLGELVFRKGIKQTDGDEPTLLQRWFTKTLTGALKLRWVTMAVLFVITVVAYGSFGMVKQGFFPPSNAPLFFVHYWGPQDRDIRATEKIIKEAEERILAQENVTAVTTIIGQGADRFTLTYAPKSANENYGFFMVRVNELENIPAVQEKLSGLLDNIDLDANFYQERMQFGPGSGAKLEARFSGPDAEVLRTLAEEAKGMMLADGNIKDIRHNWREKGVAINTQYDNYNAGIAGVSHSDFSQTVQYASSGLRLGSVQDGDYAYSIVAKMGHPDDTAIQSVRESQVWSSQQRQYVPFTQVSSGLDIVTEELRIHRKDRLRTITVEAEPSDNETAAKAFARIRPQIEAMDIPAGYALEWGGEFESSSDAQAALGAGLPVGFLVMFIISVLLFGHARQPLIIWLVVPMAIVGVVTGLLSTNMPFGFMSLLGFLSLFGMLIKNAIVLIEEIDLQIEEGLEIKKAIVEATLSRLRPVTLAALTTILGMAPLLFDAFFADMAVTIMGGLTFATILTLIAVPVLYSILFKVSYRKAS
- a CDS encoding TetR/AcrR family transcriptional regulator, producing the protein MTSTTRTRSDVKRDAIIQAAKHAFQEFGVNGTSMDKLAELANVSKRTVYNHFSAKEELVMHLIKEQWQSALVDIGAPYNPKALLADQLTDLIMADINFMSGDEHLELARVAIGHFFYEPNRLKDEVAQLQAQEKAMHRWLKAAKKDNRMDFDDIDQVVEELDSLVKGQCFWPQLFKLEDPLTEARKLQIAKGVTELILCRYGVNT
- a CDS encoding efflux RND transporter periplasmic adaptor subunit, with the protein product MPISRIRHLVAFTALSVLTLAGCTSEDDIQNKTVAPRYVKLAEVSTVPAFDEFTFPAVVSAVKTVDLSFEVSGRLVQTDLTTGNDIEEGKLLATIDRQPFERRVDEQRTRLEQSKRELDRIEKMYAQKLVAQSTLDTAKTTYELAEIELKTAKQDLSYTQLYAPFDAKVSQRLVENNSFVAAGTPIARLQDVSKIYFNINVPERLLTANLNRGIEQASASLTTEETQWYPVNYVEHNTQPDPVSQTYEVVFAMEPRADLPLTPGARAVVKVSLQGSPFPDGVVVPVQSLVGDKASGFGVWVYNESSKLVNKVSVTVEHIHEDFAVLSGSLALGEKVVAAGATKMRADMKVLPYEGEK